Proteins from a single region of Chromobacterium sp. ATCC 53434:
- the sgrR gene encoding HTH-type transcriptional regulator SgrR, translated as MSHKRLLHHYSRLHRQLEGRDSAVSLQQLADLLCCTRRHMRGLLVQMQALGWLAWHPRAGRGQRSDLRFLRDVGQLQRRQAELLLEQGRVEQAVGLLGDDPRQLAPVLLSRLGRRWSENRQVLGVPYYRPMPNLHPGTPLRRSERHLVSQIFNGLTRLNEENGEIEGDLAHHWQQHSEREWHFHLRPGVRWHDGGELSQDDIAASMRRLREQPLFAHLAAVRSLSPRSLALELSEPDRWLPRLLADPAAMILPAGHADRPDFASRPVGTGPYRVAANDAHRLSLQAFDDYFGYRALLDQVDIWMVPDLGDQLELAAQGVCDLTVEINPRPIESRTEMSLEAGVYFLLCDGRSAPMRDDAVRHWLAQTLAPLAVMQRTEPATRQYWVAASGLLPRWHHGRPQPAPAAPPLAELRLAYYEQHPEYRQIAAALAQCLQAHGIALRCREYSYGDWEQGLGEADLWLGTVNFSSDIDYAVPAWLLGTPLLRRCCEPALPLQRWLGDWRAGRVHAHDMAQQTVERHWLLPLFHNWLRLKGPGQIEDFRLNSMGWFDFKTAWLRPEEM; from the coding sequence ATGAGCCATAAACGCCTGTTGCATCACTACAGCCGCCTGCACCGGCAACTGGAAGGCCGCGACAGCGCCGTCTCGCTGCAGCAGCTGGCCGATCTGCTGTGCTGCACCCGCCGCCACATGCGCGGCCTGCTGGTCCAGATGCAGGCCTTGGGCTGGCTGGCCTGGCATCCCCGCGCCGGGCGCGGCCAGCGCTCGGACCTGCGCTTCCTCCGCGATGTCGGCCAGCTGCAACGCCGGCAGGCCGAACTGCTGCTGGAGCAGGGCCGGGTGGAACAAGCCGTCGGCCTGCTCGGCGACGACCCGCGGCAACTGGCGCCGGTGCTGCTGTCCAGACTGGGCCGTCGCTGGAGCGAGAACCGCCAGGTGCTGGGCGTCCCCTACTACCGGCCGATGCCCAATCTGCACCCGGGCACGCCGCTCAGGCGTTCCGAGCGCCATCTGGTCAGCCAGATCTTCAACGGCCTGACCCGGCTAAACGAGGAAAACGGGGAAATAGAAGGCGATCTGGCCCATCACTGGCAACAGCATTCGGAACGGGAATGGCACTTCCACCTGCGCCCCGGCGTGCGCTGGCACGACGGCGGCGAATTGAGCCAGGACGACATCGCCGCCAGCATGCGGCGGCTGCGCGAGCAGCCGCTGTTCGCCCACCTGGCCGCGGTGCGCAGCCTGTCGCCGCGCAGCCTGGCGCTGGAGTTGTCCGAGCCGGACCGCTGGCTGCCCAGACTACTGGCCGACCCGGCCGCGATGATCCTGCCGGCCGGCCACGCCGACCGCCCCGACTTCGCCTCGCGCCCAGTCGGCACCGGCCCGTACCGGGTGGCGGCCAACGACGCGCACCGGCTGTCGCTGCAGGCCTTCGACGACTATTTCGGCTATCGCGCGCTGCTCGACCAGGTCGACATCTGGATGGTGCCCGACCTGGGCGACCAGCTGGAGCTGGCCGCCCAGGGCGTTTGCGACCTGACGGTGGAAATCAATCCGAGGCCGATCGAGTCCCGGACCGAAATGTCGCTGGAGGCCGGCGTCTATTTCCTGCTCTGCGACGGCCGCTCCGCGCCGATGCGCGACGACGCCGTCCGGCACTGGCTGGCGCAGACGCTGGCGCCGCTGGCCGTCATGCAGCGCACCGAGCCGGCCACGCGTCAATACTGGGTGGCCGCCTCCGGCCTGCTGCCGCGCTGGCACCACGGCCGGCCGCAGCCGGCGCCCGCCGCGCCGCCGCTGGCCGAACTGCGGCTGGCCTATTACGAACAGCATCCAGAATACCGGCAGATCGCCGCCGCCCTGGCCCAATGCCTGCAAGCGCACGGCATCGCGCTGCGATGCCGGGAATACAGCTACGGCGACTGGGAACAGGGCCTGGGCGAGGCCGATCTGTGGCTGGGAACGGTCAACTTCAGCAGCGACATCGACTACGCGGTGCCGGCCTGGCTGCTGGGCACGCCGCTGCTGCGGCGTTGCTGCGAGCCGGCGCTGCCGCTGCAACGCTGGCTCGGCGACTGGCGCGCCGGCCGCGTCCACGCCCACGACATGGCGCAACAGACGGTGGAGCGGCATTGGCTGTTGCCGCTGTTCCACAACTGGCTGCGGCTGAAGGGGCCGGGCCAGATCGAGGATTTCCGCCTGAACAGCATGGGCTGGTTCGATTTCAAAACCGCCTGGCTGCGGCCGGAGGAAATGTAG